The genomic DNA TCCTCCAGGGGCTTTTCATCCCTTCGCTCACCACATGCCTCGTGGTGTATCTGGTGCGGTCCCTCCCGCAGGAGCGCCTGAACGTCGTGATGGGGTCCTACGTCTCGGCGACGGTGGCGGGAGGGCTGGGGGGACGCCTGCTGGGAGGATGGATCCATCCCCCGCTCCACTGGCGCTACGCGTTCGTGACCGCTTCCGTGCTGCTTGCCCTGGCGATGGTGGCCGCCGCCCGGTTGCTGCCCAAGGAGGAAAGGGAACCGGAACCGGTTTCGGATACGACGGGATTCCTCGCGCTTCTTTCGCGCCCCGAGCTGCTCCGGACCTACTTCGTCGCGTTCGGCGCTTTCTTCGTCTTCTCCTCCCTGTTCAATTACCTCCCCTTTTACCTCGCGGGGCCGGATTTCCGCGCTTCCACGCAGGTCATCACCCTCATGTACCTCTCGTACGTCATCGGCGTGGTGGTCGGCCCGCTGGCGGGGAACGCGAGCGACCGGATCGGGAACGGGGCCACGATCGCGCTCGGCTCGGCGGTCTTCGCCCTCGCGATCCTGGTCACCTTCCTGCATTCGATGATCGCGATCATGGCGAGCCTGGCGGGCGTGTGCGCCGGCTTCTTCGCGGTGCACGCCGCGGCCGCCGGGTCGCTCAACCGAAGGCTTACGGCCGGGCGCGGGCGCGCCAACTCCCTCTACGTATTGTTCTACTACCTCGGGGGATCGATCGGGATCACGGTCAGCGGGCACGCCTACGGATACGGGGGATGGCGGCTGGTGGCGGCGATCGGCGTCTGCATGCTCTGCACCACG from Candidatus Deferrimicrobiaceae bacterium includes the following:
- a CDS encoding MFS transporter; this translates as MKVGRHVGLQALIFFLVSSAFATIYITQPVLPVIRSEFGVSASTASLTVSAVIFGIALATLPFGRLVDTFPVRPILFTGGTVVIGCSLFCAATKSLPLLVLARFLQGLFIPSLTTCLVVYLVRSLPQERLNVVMGSYVSATVAGGLGGRLLGGWIHPPLHWRYAFVTASVLLALAMVAAARLLPKEEREPEPVSDTTGFLALLSRPELLRTYFVAFGAFFVFSSLFNYLPFYLAGPDFRASTQVITLMYLSYVIGVVVGPLAGNASDRIGNGATIALGSAVFALAILVTFLHSMIAIMASLAGVCAGFFAVHAAAAGSLNRRLTAGRGRANSLYVLFYYLGGSIGITVSGHAYGYGGWRLVAAIGVCMLCTTFAAGVAEMRAEGRGHS